TCTACATATATGCAAAGGCcttttatagtttatattcCCTCCAAAACATCAAACTATGACGGCTTTCCCCGCAGTTTCCTAATCAGGAAATGAGCTTTTTATTGATTGGTTTGCTATTGGGCCCTCGATCATATCTATTTCATTGTATATTGTTTTATGCACGTAGAAAGGGTAGCTCTGCCTTGCGTATTGCTCCTTGCTTTAACCATAGTGACTAACATCTAACTTTGATTGGACCGATGAAATTGCTGTTTTTTTTCTACCACGATTTGCCACTTCACAGGGCATTCAGATTTTAAACCATGATTCCATATGAATATTCTCTACTTCTGTCAGAAATATATTCAAGAACAATCTTGGTGTACAAGCAGGGGCGGAGCCACTTGGCTCCttggcccccccccccccccccccaaatttttcaaatttcccTAAGAGCATATATAAAAGCACAATagcacttttagtccttatattttgacgtttttccattttagtccctacattttatttttttcacttttagtccctaaaaccaatttacgctttccgttttagtctTTGAAGCACTATTCCGTCACCAAACTAACGGAAAAACTGGACGTGGCTGACGTGagcattaaaatattattaaaaaaattatttgacattttttaaatgccaaaattataaataattaattaattactcaattttaattaaaataaaaaaacaaacaaacaaaattattttctttccaacaaaaaaatttactttcttttaattaaaaagaatttttttcttttccaaattttttttttcagaagaacatattctttttttgatgaactcaGAAGAACATattcatgttctttatgttgttTCCCGTATATGATTCATATTcttaccaaacacaaaaaacacaaactcaaatttaaacattaccacaagatcacaaacacaaacacaaacacaaacgcaaagaacacaataacaaacataaaccaattaaaaagagtaattaaaaatttttcttttttttcttttcattattttcggAAGAACAAAGTtacatgttcttcatgttcttcggGAAAGAACATGAAGGTTGCCCAGACAATTAAACAtgcaaaaattcattcaaaatccCTTTCCTCCACTAAATCCTCtaacaaatcaaacccataaacccagaaaGATAATAAATTCCACATgaaaaaaacaaacccagaaatttaaaGTAAACACAGCAGCAACCTGAAACCACCAAACCCAATCAAATCTCATATGCCCCTCTTTTCACTCTCATccacttctcttttttctctctagaccATTCCCCTAAATcaaatctctctatctctctctctctctccaaacccaatcactctctccctctctgtggTGAAACCCAAATTCCCAATTGATCCGCAAATGCCACCTTTGAACAACAAATCGATGATGATGAACACCAGGCCAGGAAGAATCGGCGGCGACTTTGACGAATCGGAGACGCCATCGAACAATCTCTGGGTCGGTAACCTAGCCAGCGACGTTACGGACTCAGATCTCATGGATCTCTTTGTCCAGTACGGTGCACTCGATAGCGTCACCTCTTACTCTTCTCGCAGCTacgctttcatcttcttcaagcGAATCGAAGTCGCTAAGGCCGCCAAGGATACCTTATAAGATGTCGATCTCCATGGCCACCCTATCAAGAGTGAATCGGACTCCGAGGCAGGGACTAGATCGGGTGGGGCcgaggtggaggaggaggagtcAGGTTCAAAGATCGGGCGCCAGGAGCCAGGGTCAAGCTCGTCCTCGGACTTGTGAGGTGAGTGGGACTCAGAGCCGAACTCGTCCCACTCGGACTAGTCATGGGGAGTGGTGGGATCGGGGGGCGAGTCGTCGGAGGAGGATGAAGTGGCGTCTTTGAGATCGTTTTGAGAGAGAATGGAGACGAAAGGGCGAGCGGTGAGTGAGAGAGGGTAGAGAGAGAGTATGAGGTTTTGGTTGCtgggtttctattcttttgctGGGTTTCATGTTTTGCTGGGTTTCATGTTCTTTGATTCGATGGGTTTCTATTCTTTCTACAGTAACattaaattgagtaattaattattttttttaattttggcatttaaaaaatgtcaaataatttttttaataatattttaatgctCATGTCAGCCACGTCCAGTTTTTCCGTTAGTTTGGTGACGGAATAGTGCttcaaggactaaaacggaaagcgtaaattggttttagggactaaaagtggaaaaaataaaatgtagggactaaaatggaaaaacgtcaaaatataaggactaaaagtgctATTGTGCCTATATAAAATTGACTTGGGCCCCCCCCCAAATTGATATCCgcccccaaccccccccccccccaattatTTCAACAATTCTTCTAGGGTTGTAGTCCAATACAacttcaaataaaagaaaaaccttggCCCACATCCAGTCCCAAATccttaataaaacaaaaaaaatttcctctgAACTAAACATACTTCCAGCCCAACCCAACCCCAAATCTAAAATACCTATTCAAACAAAATATAGGCATTCCATCCTcaccatttgaaaaaaaaagagaacaatctAACTGTCACGCctatatctttgtttttttccttctcagTTCTCAATTCACGCCTCCAATAGTGTCACGCCTCTGCCTTGGAAACAACACAGGCCCCCCCAAGTAATTattcctggctacgcccctgtGTACAAGCAAAGTCTTATACTTGTAATGCAACTCTGTTAACCTTAATTAATGTACGATTAGTCTATGGTTTAGTCTTCTATAAATACTCATAATGAATTCAATGTGATATAGAAATTGAGCTTATTGTAAATATGTAACCCTAAAAGTTTTTCTCTAAGGATATAGGCCATCAAGCCAAATCATGTAATTTTTCATAGACATGTTCTGGTGTtacttttttaaacttccacGTCTATTGTCAATATCCTCCAATTTATTTAACATAGGTGCGGTTTGGATTCACGTTTTgcgttttcctctttttttttctttttttagtcgCAGTTGTTGACTTTTCGTCAATGTACAATGCACATTTCAGCAACACATGCACGGGAcctacaaacttcacttttcagcaattttttcattaaaaataggtcctatgacactatttacacatttaaaaattattttgttacaatgtttttaattttcagttttcagcaaaataaactaTATCCAAACGGACTCATAATATCAAAGGCAACGACTTTGGTTCCTCTGTAAATCCAAAATTCACCATGGCAGCACCACGCCCCCTCTccgtaaataaataaattaattaattaattaaaaaattataaaaaaaaaaaaaaaaaaaaaaaaaaccttgaattaTTAACTTTCTTCTTTGTACTCTCAAAGACATTCGGCTAATTAAATTTTCTGTGCCAAGATCTGTCTACAAATTCAAGCTTGGATTTTACAAAGCAGACAACATACATGGGAGGAAACGTTTAGCTAATCTTGACTGAATTAAATCAACGAGGCTGGCTTGTATTGTATTTACTGAGCCTATAAATGACTTcttctctttaccttttttgGCAATGAATTTACACCATATATGAATATGAGGCAAGTTCAAAGGTAGTTACATACTAGATCATTTCTTTGGTTAAATACATGATTCCAGCTCCTGGGTTGTGACTTCTGAAGAAGTACATATCTTTGATTCTTCTTTATGCTTGCAGATCCTGTTCATACTAACTTCATGCATATAATAATATTGATACATTTGGTTAATCCCAATTCCTAAGGCCAAGAGTGCTTTGCTTACGCATTAAAAAAATCACGTGGTGATAATCTCCAATAAAAATGGAGGATAGAGACCTTAAATATTTGTGACTCAaaccaatatttttatttagatgAGGAATTACAGTACTAAATGTTAAAACTGCTGACTAGCTGCTGGGCTCAGACGTTCAATAAgtccacctccaaaaaaaatatatagcttTCCCATTTTCAAACGACGGCGACGacgacaacaaaaaaaattgttatttcaatttattttgttttaaattgaaattgtgatttcaagtcataatttcaattaaatataagttttttttttatagaaaatttcaatttatggttTTACTcataataattgttctttatcatcaaatttaaaataccaATAcgtttcaaaataaattatgtataTGGACCCTGTGTAAAATAACCATGGCACTTTCTCATATTCTTGCTACTGTAGCTTGTAGGCCACTACCTTGGCAAGGCCACAAGGGAATAGTGTCCGGCATGAGAAAGTGTTGGCATTGGGCCTTTCTTGGGCCCAATGTTGGCATCCCATTATGATGACCCTAACCCTAAAAGCACAATACATAACTTCAATaatttattcaataataatatattgtgtgtgtataaaagcacaatatattttattcaataataaacACTCAAGAAAAACCTAGCATAGTGTTCCTGTCtttaaatctcaaaatacaaaataagaaaGGAGTTTTGTATTTGGAAAAGAAATGAGACTTCTAATAagaaaacttatttatttttagaaatatataacTTCAATATACTATAGTTAATATAAGGGAGAAATTGATCTATTACTCATTttcataaatgtatttttttaaataataaaaaatctagggggcattatttaaattttggctAGAATATACTTTTGGCTCATAAagttttggatttattttttagtttttattctGGTTGTTTGTGTTTCAAAATGTTCATTCTAATTAACTCTTtatatttgatttcattttcatattgaCCCTATCGtctattattattagtattataaCTGTTAAGTGCTAGATAAATGGCATCCATTAAAACAAGATACCAAGGATCACTAGAATTTATAATATAATCCATTAAGTGGCATCCATTATTCAAAGGCTTTCCAACTTctattatggattttttttgggatcaAAATGCGTGAAAGAAAAGTGTAAATATCTTTTCCCCCCATAGGCTATAGGCTAGTGTTTTTAAATGgagaaaattattagatactctcggagtaccataaatgcatatttCCTTCTCTCACAAGAATGGTgagtcccaccatgaatttaattagtgggatccaccattcatgtgagggAGGGAGTATACATTTATGGTATTccggagtacacaataatttccctttAAATGATACCAAGTTTTTGGTCAATTATTTATGAATATAATCAACTAATAAGTCCCATATTATACTAAGTTtacttttggattttttttttttaaattttattttcttatttgagaaaaaagtagtaaaagtatatttatatccataaaaaataaaaataaaataaaaaaaatgaggcttttaaaaagaagaagctatatatatatatatatatatatatatatataagaaaataaactaaaaagttACATTTCCAGAGCAGCTTACTACACGGGGGTATGTTACATTTCCCATTACATATATGTGTGAAAGTTACAAGTTTCAAGGGATCAAGACCTAGTTCCCTGCTAGCTGTTACACAAAAATAAGCTTACTCGTACACATAAAATACTGTGACAGTAAGCTAAGcccaatcattaaaaaaagaaaaagaaaaaaagaaaagaaaagaatgttgGTGCATGAAGAAGCTATCGACAAGCCGGTGGATTCAGTTTGCCTCCGGTCTTAACCTTTGCATTCAAGCATGAGGATGAAGCTGATTTTGCTTTGTTAGTACTACTGCCCTGGAACTTCAAATCAATGTCCACCAATTCAACATCACAAGGCACTTGTGAACTGCATAGTAATGACACTGCAACATCTGAAGTCGAGGTGCCAACAATGTTCTTGTAATGAACGCCGCTAATCTGCACTTTGGATGCCTACGCAAAGCAAGGCCGAGTTCAAATCAAGCTTCTTGACAAGCAAGCAAGTTGTGCTAGTAAATGGATTAGCAGAAATAGTAAGAAATTGAAATGAATTACCGCACTCTTATGTGAACCATATTTCTGATCAACGATGATAGGATTTTTAACCGCATCCATAATTATATCTTGAAAAGTGATGCCTGAAGCTTTGCTTGGAGGTGACCCTGAATAGGTTTTGATCCTCACACCATTTGTTGTGTCTCTTAATGTGCAATTACTCACAACAACCCCACTCACATCTTTCTCATCATCATACTTGCCAAGGCTGCCAACACTGCAGGTATAGAATTTTGTGGATAATTTGAAGAACAGTAACAAAATCATTGCCTTAACTATATATGCgtctttaaatttttaatattatttaatctGAACTATGAAATATATTCATTTTAACTGCAGAAAAATGTACCTTATGCCGTGTCCTGGGCCACAGGTTATTTTAGTGACACCGAGATTGGTAACCCCTTGTCCAATAGAAATGCAATCATCACCAGTTCCAATTACGCTGTTTGATACATTGACGAGATCGGACAAGCTTATATGCATGCCATCGGTGTTCGGGCTATTAGATGGAGCAGTTATAGTGAGATCGTAGGCTTTAAAGTTTTGGCACATATAAACATGCGTGTGGAACGATTTGCTATTTAGAGAAGTGATCCCATGAACTACGGTATTGGTCAGTTTGGAAAATTTGATTGACTgcacaaaatcaagaaattaatcATGCACATAATCATTTCAATACATGCAGTACCATATTCAAATATAATAactgaaaatttgaaaaattaaattgtaataAGATAAAACGAAAGcaggtaaaatgtaatttttttctccaaaattaaatttagtgGATGCTTACAGTTGGGAGGAGTTGGCAATCGGAATTCTGATGACAGTCATTGTACTTCCAGACAGTCTCACCTCGACCATCAAAAATACCACCGGTAAGTGTCAAACCTTTGATCGATTCGAACAAAATCCACTCAGGAGAGGTATATTCACTAATATCAGTTGTAGCTTTAATAGTTCCCTGAACTTCAACAGTTATTTTTGAGGCCTTGCATGGCCCTGCAAACACGAGAGGCCCTGTCACATACGTCCCTTTGGGAAAGACAAGCCTTGCCGAACCACCACCAGATTTACATGCAGCAACCCACGCTTTCATAAATGCCTGTATGAAACCATAGCAGCAAAAATTATAATAGAGGTTATTTGGATCCAATATTGTGAAACCTTGTTTACGAGTTACCGTTTGAAATTTGATCTATTCTATTCATTGTCACgtagtttaaaatataaatggAATAGAAGTATGTGAATCgcaaaataaaatcttaataatGGAAAGGACTTtctctattttaagaaaaatatgattgatAGTTGCCTGTTTATAGGTTTTTTGGGATTGGTTATGACCCACTGGCAGCTCCACATGCAAGCCAAGGTGGTTACAGGAATACCCTGACttgtaaaaaaatgtatatatatacttatcaaaaaaatattatatgttaaaCTAACTTATTGTGACCACtttaatgaaaatgttaaaCATTCTgacttgagaattacaaaaaattgggtttaacaaaaataagagtaacgttacatttacaacatttttacaataaatttacaACAAATCCAATATGGTAAACTGTTACTGATTTTGATTTGGGCcctataatgattttttttttttactcaccaataaaaaaatttggcataagatttattgtaaaaatgttgtagacatagtattactccaaaattaattttgccctccaaacataatccttaatcccttttatatatataatatatatatatatattaaagcttaaataacaacaataaatattacccaaaataacaacaacataaaaaaaaaaaaaaaaaaaaaaaaaaaagaacaagataaGACCACCACCATGCACCCTTGGTGCGGTAGTCACTCCACAGATATGAATGCTTGTGAAGGGTaagggtcggggttcaagtctctaggagagagtttcacatacatatacacttagattagggtAAGGTAGAAATTCTAACttgtatataaataattataataaaaaacaagatAAGACCAAACAACAAGTGAACagattattcaacaaaaaaacctattataatacaaaaagataaaaatcactaataattcaaatttgtaacttGTTCaatctatttaataaaaataatctctgAAAAAACggtatcaagaaaaatattatagttGTGAATTCTCCTTGATGGTGACGACAATTATAATCTTTTTGGCTTTGCAGCTGCAACAATTTTGCCTTCCTTAGCGACTCGCAGTTGTAGCAAATATTCAAATAtcactttattatattttgtataatataaattttttagtgaccaccctaaaaaaaatttctagaatcGTCACTGTTATGACCTCCATAGTATTCCTACACAAGAATACATGTGCTTACAATATCCATAGTGTTTCCAGCtcttaccaaaaaaatgaaGCACATTTGTTATAACAATGAGTTTTGTTACGTGTACGTTTGCATGCATGCaaaagataaaagtaaaagttaaagaATTGGTTTAGGAATTATTTCTAGAAACTtattatgaacaaaaaaaaaaaaaaaaaaagaggcaattGACtcttttttatagtttttaaaatttcttaaaagtgatattaatttttttttttaaattggtcTATCAATAAGCGTGCAATTGTCTCTTAACTCACCTCTACATTATCGGTCTTGCCATCAGCCTTAGCACCATAAGAGTTAACATTGAAATCTGTAGGACCAGCAGCACCGACAAGGCCACGACGGAGTGTAGATTCGGCCACACAACAGGAAAATGCTAAGCCTAGAACAAGAATGGCTCTTACTTCAAATCTTCCTGCAATTGTCATGATGGCCTTAGGAATTGGTCTTacagatttttttgtttttgtttttgttttaaattgaagaaactaAAGCTGATGGCTTTCGAATTTATAACACAAGTTAGTTTAGTTAGTTGCCTGAAATTTGTGGCCACTTAACTATCTTTAGTAGCCTTTAACAGAAACGAGAATCAAGAAATAACAATTTGGTTAATTATCTCTGATTTAGTGATAATTTTCCAATATTAGTGCTGCGTAAATCTCCTGAATGGGGATCACCTAGATTATAGGAATTCTATCACCACTAAATAAAGAATGGCGACTCCTGAACCCTCCGTTCGCCCTCATTCGGGTGGAGTTCCTCACCCAAAGAtttaaagggggaaaaaaattgatgatgtagaattgaaatttgttataaacttatatatttagCAATAATAAGACTAGGGACACAATttttctgaaaatatttttctttaaatattaatGTTGTAAGTTGTGATTGACACTCCACTATAGCTCCCAATAACCGTCAttgtatctataaaaaaaaaattaaaaattgctCATAATTATAAGTCAAACCAATGATTTATGTCAGTTCTTGACTTCTTTCTAAATATAgataaaagataattaaaaacaaaaaactcttctcaaaaatatttttttaaaaaaaattatggccAATTGCACTTTTGgactcaaaatttttatttttggaactttttttttttaataaactccAATTCATTTTTGGATCTTATACAATAAGTAGACCATCTCtttcaattttccaaaactATAACCGCCATAACATACAATTATAAGTTAATTTTTATCGGTATAGATTTGCATTAAAGATCGATATCAAAGTTTTATCAGTATATCTCTTTGCACTAGTTACAAAAGATAGatcaatttaaaatatatagttccTTGctgtcttttttttaaaattttttattttacagattatatataattttagtggATGAAACTGGATGTAGAATTAATGTCAAGTTAAACATTTGATGAAATActttaatttagaatctaatcaCTTTTTTCAACTAAGCATGACTAAACAATAAGTGCTTTCAAAATCTTTGATCAATAATTAATAAGGATTGAGAAATTGAGGAGAATACAAATCATAGAATTAAAGAGAAATCACTGCATACTTGAATGCATTGCATCCGTTTTATGCATGTATGCACCCGCACACAGAGATTGCCTGAAGAAATAAAAAGCTTGCATCTTATTAGATATAGCGCGAGTCTCGTAACTCATTACAAGGGAGCTTGCCAAGGAGACCATATTAGGACTTACCATTGCCATATTTCATaaagtcatttttctttttactattcatttaaaaaaaagtagaaaaaactCATGAACATAAACACAAAACTCATCTCACATTGTGAGATTTACAAGTATACAAATTAAGAGCGTTTAACTATATATAGCTTAATCAACTGGAAGTGATTTCTTATCACGACAGTAATCCAAAATCAGAACACCGCCACATATTTGAGGTGCATATGCATAGGCTGATAGCAATCAATTACTTCTCTTATATGAAGAGTTGTATTTGTGGTAGATGACCAGGAAAATGATTGTGGTTTTTTCATTTCACGTGTACAAGGTCAGTAGGCGCCATTTCCACTAAAAATCTTCTTACTAATAATACACTCTGAATCAAGCCGTGCTACACAAAACCAAAGGTTAAGAAAACATGCCCTTTTATAGTGTtgatatatattgatattgttCCACTTATCATTACATTTTTACCTATCCCAATTCATATTCATCAGggaagaaaaatgttatatgtATATTGAAGATAATTGATCTTATTCGCTTCGCTTTCGGTGCCACTGCATGAACTGGTGCATGTGTGAATTCGTATTCATATTCCTATCTctcaaacaaataattatgcCAAAGTAGGGTTACAAAGATATTTGTGTATTAAAAGCACAAGGGGATCCATATGGACCAATAGGCAATAGGTGGCGATAAGAATAAGGGATCAGGGATGCACAAGGATCCCTTATTTGATTGTCCAAGCCATTGCGATAAAGAAGTACCATATCCAAAATATAGATAAGATCTCGTCAACTTTAGAATATTa
The sequence above is drawn from the Quercus lobata isolate SW786 chromosome 12, ValleyOak3.0 Primary Assembly, whole genome shotgun sequence genome and encodes:
- the LOC115972437 gene encoding exopolygalacturonase clone GBGE184-like, which gives rise to MTIAGRFEVRAILVLGLAFSCCVAESTLRRGLVGAAGPTDFNVNSYGAKADGKTDNVEAFMKAWVAACKSGGGSARLVFPKGTYVTGPLVFAGPCKASKITVEVQGTIKATTDISEYTSPEWILFESIKGLTLTGGIFDGRGETVWKYNDCHQNSDCQLLPTSIKFSKLTNTVVHGITSLNSKSFHTHVYMCQNFKAYDLTITAPSNSPNTDGMHISLSDLVNVSNSVIGTGDDCISIGQGVTNLGVTKITCGPGHGISVGSLGKYDDEKDVSGVVVSNCTLRDTTNGVRIKTYSGSPPSKASGITFQDIIMDAVKNPIIVDQKYGSHKSAASKVQISGVHYKNIVGTSTSDVAVSLLCSSQVPCDVELVDIDLKFQGSSTNKAKSASSSCLNAKVKTGGKLNPPACR